In Candidatus Omnitrophota bacterium, the following are encoded in one genomic region:
- a CDS encoding 4Fe-4S dicluster domain-containing protein, producing the protein MKQKFLKKQDLKIFVEALAATYSVYYPKKNRQGNFHLVPFSEGVDGAALGGVRPFEPLKNFFFRCREKVVDGYEKSEKAPANSKRPYCVMGVKNCDLHGMRIQDFVFTEGDFKDPFYIKNREENLIIASDCTTAIPTCFCHALEVPHYPEKGYDILMSELSSGYLVEEGTDRGAKFLKRNDGIFNEAAEMHIEERDHIRRHAGEKVEANIAEHGIPRRTEFGDIIKVNLDSPIWETEVKACVECGSCNAVCPTCHCFYLSDSEENGNKEVRYKMWDACMYKRFAHVAGGANARPHLWMRLRNRFEKKFDFFPQVAGIYACTGCGRCYSGCPGKIDIRRVLKNLVAEKNGKKHE; encoded by the coding sequence ATGAAACAGAAATTTCTTAAAAAACAGGATCTTAAAATTTTTGTGGAGGCCCTCGCCGCTACCTATAGTGTCTATTATCCCAAAAAAAATAGGCAGGGCAACTTCCACTTAGTCCCGTTCTCAGAGGGCGTCGACGGCGCCGCACTCGGCGGGGTAAGGCCCTTCGAGCCGCTTAAAAACTTCTTTTTCCGCTGCCGCGAAAAGGTAGTGGATGGCTACGAGAAATCCGAAAAAGCGCCCGCAAATTCAAAAAGGCCGTATTGCGTAATGGGGGTAAAAAATTGCGACCTTCATGGCATGCGGATTCAGGATTTCGTCTTTACGGAAGGGGATTTCAAAGATCCCTTCTACATAAAAAACCGCGAAGAAAATCTTATTATTGCCTCGGATTGCACAACTGCCATACCCACGTGCTTCTGCCACGCCCTCGAGGTTCCGCATTATCCCGAAAAAGGTTACGATATATTGATGTCGGAGCTTTCGAGCGGCTATCTTGTGGAGGAAGGAACGGATAGGGGCGCCAAGTTTTTAAAAAGAAACGACGGTATTTTTAATGAAGCCGCCGAAATGCACATAGAAGAAAGAGACCATATAAGGAGACATGCTGGCGAAAAAGTGGAAGCCAATATAGCGGAGCACGGCATTCCGCGCCGCACCGAATTCGGCGATATAATAAAGGTAAATCTTGATTCGCCGATATGGGAAACGGAGGTCAAGGCCTGCGTTGAATGCGGTTCCTGCAATGCGGTATGCCCTACGTGCCACTGTTTTTATCTGTCGGACTCTGAAGAAAACGGTAATAAAGAGGTGCGCTATAAGATGTGGGACGCATGCATGTATAAAAGATTTGCGCACGTCGCCGGAGGAGCCAACGCAAGGCCGCACCTTTGGATGCGTCTCAGGAACAGATTTGAGAAGAAATTTGATTTTTTTCCGCAGGTTGCCGGCATTTATGCATGCACAGGCTGCGGCAGGTGTTATTCCGGGTGCCCGGGAAAGATAGATATAAGACGCGTATTGAAAAATCTTGTAGCGGAAAAGAATGGCAAAAA
- a CDS encoding redox-sensing transcriptional repressor Rex, with protein MKKITDYQMQDTKKVPKSAISRISLYLREITRLEKEAKESVSSTELGDMTGLTDAQVRKDLSYFGQFGRSGAGYDVHPLKRAIEGLLGKNKTWEIVLIGAGNIGSALLRYPGFKDQGFFIKEAFDSDSKRIDKRYGEVSVKDVKKLEETVRANKDIKIAILAVPAESAQSVADLLVKAGIKCILNFAPALLKLNSDVLVKNIDLSNELESFSFFLASRED; from the coding sequence GTGAAAAAAATCACGGATTACCAAATGCAGGACACAAAAAAAGTACCTAAGAGCGCGATATCGCGGATCTCACTTTATTTAAGAGAAATTACAAGGCTTGAAAAAGAAGCGAAAGAGAGTGTATCTTCGACGGAATTAGGCGATATGACCGGCCTTACGGACGCGCAGGTACGTAAAGACCTTTCGTATTTCGGGCAATTCGGCCGCTCGGGCGCGGGCTACGATGTCCACCCGCTTAAAAGGGCGATAGAAGGCCTTCTTGGCAAGAATAAGACTTGGGAAATCGTACTTATCGGAGCCGGAAACATAGGCTCTGCCCTCTTAAGATACCCTGGCTTCAAAGACCAGGGTTTTTTTATTAAAGAGGCGTTTGACAGTGATTCTAAAAGGATCGATAAACGCTACGGAGAAGTGAGTGTAAAAGACGTCAAAAAGCTTGAAGAAACAGTTAGAGCAAATAAAGATATAAAGATAGCCATTCTCGCCGTTCCGGCGGAGAGCGCGCAAAGCGTGGCGGACCTCCTCGTAAAGGCGGGTATAAAGTGCATACTCAATTTTGCCCCGGCCCTTCTTAAATTAAACAGCGATGTTTTGGTGAAAAATATAGACCTTTCCAATGAGCTCGAGAGTTTTTCATTTTTTCTCGCATCGCGTGAGGATTGA